One stretch of Juglans microcarpa x Juglans regia isolate MS1-56 chromosome 3D, Jm3101_v1.0, whole genome shotgun sequence DNA includes these proteins:
- the LOC121254516 gene encoding phospholipase A-2-activating protein isoform X1, with translation MELDFKEYQLRCELRGHEDDARGICVCGNAGIATSSRDRTVRFWSLDPSDQRKYAPSKILLGHTSFVGPLVWISPNEEFPEGGIVSGGMDTLVLVWDLSTGEKVQTLEGHKLQVTAVTLDDGDIVSASVDCTLRRWRKGQSIEYWEAHKAAIQAVVKLPSGELVTGSSDTTLKLWRGKSCVHTFVGHSDTVRGLAVMSSLGILSASHDGSIRLWALSGEVLMEMVGHTSIVYSVDSHLSGLVVSGSEDCSAKIWKDGVCVQSIEHPGCIWDAKFLDNGDIVTACSDGVIRIWTSHQDKIADSLELESYASQISQYKRSRKRVGGLKLEDLPGLEALQVPGTSDGQTKVIREGDNGVAYAWNLREQKWDKIGEVVDGPDDNMKRPLLDGIEYDYVFDVDIGDGEPIRKLPYNRSDNPYATADKWLLKENLPIAYRQQIVEFILQNSGQKNFNLDSSFRDPYTGSNAYIPGEPSSLSAAVPAKPTFKHIPKKGMLVFDVAQFDGILKKITEFNNALLSDPEKQKLSLTEPELSRLGAIVKILKDTSHYHCSKFADIDVALLLKLLNSWPLVMIFPVIDILRTSVLHPDWANLLLKHVEAENGIQVKDEHQPCLISEKYVVMETIKKVTKDPAIPANLLTSIRAVTNLFKNPCYYNWLHKNCSEILDAFSSCYSSPNKNLQLSYSTLILNYSVLLIERKDEQGQSQVLSAALEIAEEENVDIDSKFRALVAIGSLMLEGLVRRIALELDVESIAKAAKASKEAKIAEIGADIEVLTRKS, from the exons ATGGAACTCGATTTCAAAGAATACCAATTGCGCTGCGAACTCAGAGGCCACGAAGACGAC GCTCGTGGAATTTGTGTGTGTGGCAATGCGGGCATAGCCACGTCGTCTCGGGACCGAACCGTGCGTTTCTGGTCCCTGGATCCGTCGGACCAGCGCAAGTACGCGCCCTCGAAGATTCTGTTGGGCCACACGAGCTTCGTAGGCCCGCTGGTGTGGATTTCTCCCAACGAGGAGTTCCCAGAGGGCGGTATTGTGTCCGGCGGTATGGACACACTTGTTCTGGTGTGGGACTTGAGTACTGGAGAGAAGGTGCAGACGCTGGAAGGTCACAAGTTGCAGGTGACCGCTGTTACGTTGGATGACGGAGACATCGTATCAGCGTCAGTCGATTG TACGTTAAGACGTTGGAGAAAGGGCCAATCCATAGAATACTGGGAGGCTCATAAGGCAGCAATACAAGCAGTTGTAAAGCTGCCTTCAGGCGAGCTTGTTACAG GTTCAAGTGatacaactttaaaactttggAGAGGAAAGTCATGCGTACACACTTTTGTTGGGCATTCAg ATACCGTTCGAGGTTTGGCAGTGATGTCCAGTTTGGGAATCCTTTCTGCATCACATGATGG TTCCATAAGATTGTGGGCATTAAGTGGTGAAGTATTAATGGAGATGGTTGGTCATACTTCCATTGTCTATTCGGTTGATTCACATCTCTCTGGACTTGTTGTCAGTGGTAGTGAAGATTGTTCTGCAAAGATATGGAAAG ATGGAGTTTGTGTTCAGAGCATAGAGCATCCTGGTTGCATTTGGGATGCCAAATTCTTGGATAATGGAGACATTGTAACTGCATGTTCAGATGGAGTCATACGTATTTGGACGAGTCATCAGGATAAGATTGCTGATTCTCTAGAACTCGAATCCTATGCTTCCCAAATTTCCCAATACAAGCGAAGCAG GAAGAGGGTCGGAGGATTGAAACTGGAAGATCTACCAGGGCTGGAGGCTTTACAGGTTCCAG GCACCAGTGATGGGCAGACAAAAGTAATCAGAGAGGGCGATAATGGTGTGGCATATGCGTGGAATTTAAGAGAACAAAAGTGGGATAAA attgGTGAAGTTGTTGATGGACCGGATGACAACATGAAACGTCCTTTACTTGATGGAATTGAGTATGACTATG TATTTGATGTCGATATTGGAGATGGCGAGCCTATTCGTAAGTTGCCTTACAATCGATCAG ATAATCCTTATGCTACTGCTGATAAGTGGCTTCTCAAAGAGAATCTTCCTATTGCCTATCGGCAACAAATCGTAGAGTTCATACTCCAAAATTCTGGACAAAAGAATTTTAACCTGGATTCATCATTTCGTGATCCCTATACTGGTT CTAATGCTTATATACCTGGCGAACCCTCCAGCTTGTCTG CAGCAGTTCCAGCGAAACCTACTTTCAAGCACATTCCTAAG AAAGGAATGCTTGTTTTTGATGTGGCTCAGTTTGATGGGATCCTCAAAAAGATTACTGAGTTTAACAATGCTCTACTCTCTGACCCG GAAAAACAGAAATTATCGTTGACAGAGCCTGAGCTTTCCAGATTGGGTGCCATTGTCAAGATTTTGAAGGACACATCACATTATCATTGTAGCAAGTTTGCAGATATTGATGTTGCTTTGTTGCTTAAACTGCTAAATTCATGGCCACTTGTAATGATTTTTCCAG TTATTGATATTTTGAGGACGAGTGTCCTCCACCCAGATTGGGCGAATTTACTTCTCAAGCATGTTGAAGCTGAAAATGGTATCCAAGTTAAAGATGAGCACCAACCGTGTcttatttctgaaaaat ATGTAGTTATGGAAACGATCAAGAAAGTCACGAAGGATCCAGCTATTCCTGCAAATCTTTTAACAAGCATCCGTGCAGTTACTAATCTATTCAAGAATCCATGCTACTACAATTGGTTACATAAAAATTGTAGTGAG ATTCTTGATGCTTTTTCAAGTTGTTATTCATCTCCAAATAAGAATTTGCAGTTGTCTTACTCTACCTTGATACTCAA TTATTCTGTGCTGTTAATTGAAAGGAAGGATGAACAAGGTCAATCTCAAGTTCTTTCAGCAGCTCTTGAG ATTGCAGAAGAGGAAAATGTAGATATTGATTCAAAGTTCCGTGCTTTAGTTGCCATTGGATCACTG ATGCTTGAGGGTCTTGTGAGAAGAATTGCCTTGGAATTGGATGTTGAGAGTATTGCCAAAGCAGCAAAAGCTTCTAAAGAAGCCAAAATTGCAGAAATTGGAGCTGACATTGAAGTGTTAACTAGAAAGAGTTGA
- the LOC121254516 gene encoding phospholipase A-2-activating protein isoform X3 translates to MELDFKEYQLRCELRGHEDDARGICVCGNAGIATSSRDRTVRFWSLDPSDQRKYAPSKILLGHTSFVGPLVWISPNEEFPEGGIVSGGMDTLVLVWDLSTGEKVQTLEGHKLQVTAVTLDDGDIVSASVDCTLRRWRKGQSIEYWEAHKAAIQAVVKLPSGELVTGSSDTTLKLWRGKSCVHTFVGHSDTVRGLAVMSSLGILSASHDGSIRLWALSGEVLMEMVGHTSIVYSVDSHLSGLVVSGSEDCSAKIWKDGVCVQSIEHPGCIWDAKFLDNGDIVTACSDGVIRIWTSHQDKIADSLELESYASQISQYKRSRKRVGGLKLEDLPGLEALQVPGTSDGQTKVIREGDNGVAYAWNLREQKWDKIGEVVDGPDDNMKRPLLDGIEYDYVFDVDIGDGEPIRKLPYNRSDNPYATADKWLLKENLPIAYRQQIVEFILQNSGQKNFNLDSSFRDPYTGSNAYIPGEPSSLSAAVPAKPTFKHIPKKGMLVFDVAQFDGILKKITEFNNALLSDPEKQKLSLTEPELSRLGAIVKILKDTSHYHCSKFADIDVALLLKLLNSWPLVMIFPVIDILRTSVLHPDWANLLLKHVEAENDVVMETIKKVTKDPAIPANLLTSIRAVTNLFKNPCYYNWLHKNCSEILDAFSSCYSSPNKNLQLSYSTLILNYSVLLIERKDEQGQSQVLSAALEIAEEENVDIDSKFRALVAIGSLMLEGLVRRIALELDVESIAKAAKASKEAKIAEIGADIEVLTRKS, encoded by the exons ATGGAACTCGATTTCAAAGAATACCAATTGCGCTGCGAACTCAGAGGCCACGAAGACGAC GCTCGTGGAATTTGTGTGTGTGGCAATGCGGGCATAGCCACGTCGTCTCGGGACCGAACCGTGCGTTTCTGGTCCCTGGATCCGTCGGACCAGCGCAAGTACGCGCCCTCGAAGATTCTGTTGGGCCACACGAGCTTCGTAGGCCCGCTGGTGTGGATTTCTCCCAACGAGGAGTTCCCAGAGGGCGGTATTGTGTCCGGCGGTATGGACACACTTGTTCTGGTGTGGGACTTGAGTACTGGAGAGAAGGTGCAGACGCTGGAAGGTCACAAGTTGCAGGTGACCGCTGTTACGTTGGATGACGGAGACATCGTATCAGCGTCAGTCGATTG TACGTTAAGACGTTGGAGAAAGGGCCAATCCATAGAATACTGGGAGGCTCATAAGGCAGCAATACAAGCAGTTGTAAAGCTGCCTTCAGGCGAGCTTGTTACAG GTTCAAGTGatacaactttaaaactttggAGAGGAAAGTCATGCGTACACACTTTTGTTGGGCATTCAg ATACCGTTCGAGGTTTGGCAGTGATGTCCAGTTTGGGAATCCTTTCTGCATCACATGATGG TTCCATAAGATTGTGGGCATTAAGTGGTGAAGTATTAATGGAGATGGTTGGTCATACTTCCATTGTCTATTCGGTTGATTCACATCTCTCTGGACTTGTTGTCAGTGGTAGTGAAGATTGTTCTGCAAAGATATGGAAAG ATGGAGTTTGTGTTCAGAGCATAGAGCATCCTGGTTGCATTTGGGATGCCAAATTCTTGGATAATGGAGACATTGTAACTGCATGTTCAGATGGAGTCATACGTATTTGGACGAGTCATCAGGATAAGATTGCTGATTCTCTAGAACTCGAATCCTATGCTTCCCAAATTTCCCAATACAAGCGAAGCAG GAAGAGGGTCGGAGGATTGAAACTGGAAGATCTACCAGGGCTGGAGGCTTTACAGGTTCCAG GCACCAGTGATGGGCAGACAAAAGTAATCAGAGAGGGCGATAATGGTGTGGCATATGCGTGGAATTTAAGAGAACAAAAGTGGGATAAA attgGTGAAGTTGTTGATGGACCGGATGACAACATGAAACGTCCTTTACTTGATGGAATTGAGTATGACTATG TATTTGATGTCGATATTGGAGATGGCGAGCCTATTCGTAAGTTGCCTTACAATCGATCAG ATAATCCTTATGCTACTGCTGATAAGTGGCTTCTCAAAGAGAATCTTCCTATTGCCTATCGGCAACAAATCGTAGAGTTCATACTCCAAAATTCTGGACAAAAGAATTTTAACCTGGATTCATCATTTCGTGATCCCTATACTGGTT CTAATGCTTATATACCTGGCGAACCCTCCAGCTTGTCTG CAGCAGTTCCAGCGAAACCTACTTTCAAGCACATTCCTAAG AAAGGAATGCTTGTTTTTGATGTGGCTCAGTTTGATGGGATCCTCAAAAAGATTACTGAGTTTAACAATGCTCTACTCTCTGACCCG GAAAAACAGAAATTATCGTTGACAGAGCCTGAGCTTTCCAGATTGGGTGCCATTGTCAAGATTTTGAAGGACACATCACATTATCATTGTAGCAAGTTTGCAGATATTGATGTTGCTTTGTTGCTTAAACTGCTAAATTCATGGCCACTTGTAATGATTTTTCCAG TTATTGATATTTTGAGGACGAGTGTCCTCCACCCAGATTGGGCGAATTTACTTCTCAAGCATGTTGAAGCTGAAAATG ATGTAGTTATGGAAACGATCAAGAAAGTCACGAAGGATCCAGCTATTCCTGCAAATCTTTTAACAAGCATCCGTGCAGTTACTAATCTATTCAAGAATCCATGCTACTACAATTGGTTACATAAAAATTGTAGTGAG ATTCTTGATGCTTTTTCAAGTTGTTATTCATCTCCAAATAAGAATTTGCAGTTGTCTTACTCTACCTTGATACTCAA TTATTCTGTGCTGTTAATTGAAAGGAAGGATGAACAAGGTCAATCTCAAGTTCTTTCAGCAGCTCTTGAG ATTGCAGAAGAGGAAAATGTAGATATTGATTCAAAGTTCCGTGCTTTAGTTGCCATTGGATCACTG ATGCTTGAGGGTCTTGTGAGAAGAATTGCCTTGGAATTGGATGTTGAGAGTATTGCCAAAGCAGCAAAAGCTTCTAAAGAAGCCAAAATTGCAGAAATTGGAGCTGACATTGAAGTGTTAACTAGAAAGAGTTGA
- the LOC121254516 gene encoding phospholipase A-2-activating protein isoform X2: MELDFKEYQLRCELRGHEDDARGICVCGNAGIATSSRDRTVRFWSLDPSDQRKYAPSKILLGHTSFVGPLVWISPNEEFPEGGIVSGGMDTLVLVWDLSTGEKVQTLEGHKLQVTAVTLDDGDIVSASVDCTLRRWRKGQSIEYWEAHKAAIQAVVKLPSGELVTGSSDTTLKLWRGKSCVHTFVGHSDTVRGLAVMSSLGILSASHDGSIRLWALSGEVLMEMVGHTSIVYSVDSHLSGLVVSGSEDCSAKIWKDGVCVQSIEHPGCIWDAKFLDNGDIVTACSDGVIRIWTSHQDKIADSLELESYASQISQYKRSRKRVGGLKLEDLPGLEALQVPGTSDGQTKVIREGDNGVAYAWNLREQKWDKIGEVVDGPDDNMKRPLLDGIEYDYVFDVDIGDGEPIRKLPYNRSDNPYATADKWLLKENLPIAYRQQIVEFILQNSGQKNFNLDSSFRDPYTGSNAYIPGEPSSLSAVPAKPTFKHIPKKGMLVFDVAQFDGILKKITEFNNALLSDPEKQKLSLTEPELSRLGAIVKILKDTSHYHCSKFADIDVALLLKLLNSWPLVMIFPVIDILRTSVLHPDWANLLLKHVEAENGIQVKDEHQPCLISEKYVVMETIKKVTKDPAIPANLLTSIRAVTNLFKNPCYYNWLHKNCSEILDAFSSCYSSPNKNLQLSYSTLILNYSVLLIERKDEQGQSQVLSAALEIAEEENVDIDSKFRALVAIGSLMLEGLVRRIALELDVESIAKAAKASKEAKIAEIGADIEVLTRKS, from the exons ATGGAACTCGATTTCAAAGAATACCAATTGCGCTGCGAACTCAGAGGCCACGAAGACGAC GCTCGTGGAATTTGTGTGTGTGGCAATGCGGGCATAGCCACGTCGTCTCGGGACCGAACCGTGCGTTTCTGGTCCCTGGATCCGTCGGACCAGCGCAAGTACGCGCCCTCGAAGATTCTGTTGGGCCACACGAGCTTCGTAGGCCCGCTGGTGTGGATTTCTCCCAACGAGGAGTTCCCAGAGGGCGGTATTGTGTCCGGCGGTATGGACACACTTGTTCTGGTGTGGGACTTGAGTACTGGAGAGAAGGTGCAGACGCTGGAAGGTCACAAGTTGCAGGTGACCGCTGTTACGTTGGATGACGGAGACATCGTATCAGCGTCAGTCGATTG TACGTTAAGACGTTGGAGAAAGGGCCAATCCATAGAATACTGGGAGGCTCATAAGGCAGCAATACAAGCAGTTGTAAAGCTGCCTTCAGGCGAGCTTGTTACAG GTTCAAGTGatacaactttaaaactttggAGAGGAAAGTCATGCGTACACACTTTTGTTGGGCATTCAg ATACCGTTCGAGGTTTGGCAGTGATGTCCAGTTTGGGAATCCTTTCTGCATCACATGATGG TTCCATAAGATTGTGGGCATTAAGTGGTGAAGTATTAATGGAGATGGTTGGTCATACTTCCATTGTCTATTCGGTTGATTCACATCTCTCTGGACTTGTTGTCAGTGGTAGTGAAGATTGTTCTGCAAAGATATGGAAAG ATGGAGTTTGTGTTCAGAGCATAGAGCATCCTGGTTGCATTTGGGATGCCAAATTCTTGGATAATGGAGACATTGTAACTGCATGTTCAGATGGAGTCATACGTATTTGGACGAGTCATCAGGATAAGATTGCTGATTCTCTAGAACTCGAATCCTATGCTTCCCAAATTTCCCAATACAAGCGAAGCAG GAAGAGGGTCGGAGGATTGAAACTGGAAGATCTACCAGGGCTGGAGGCTTTACAGGTTCCAG GCACCAGTGATGGGCAGACAAAAGTAATCAGAGAGGGCGATAATGGTGTGGCATATGCGTGGAATTTAAGAGAACAAAAGTGGGATAAA attgGTGAAGTTGTTGATGGACCGGATGACAACATGAAACGTCCTTTACTTGATGGAATTGAGTATGACTATG TATTTGATGTCGATATTGGAGATGGCGAGCCTATTCGTAAGTTGCCTTACAATCGATCAG ATAATCCTTATGCTACTGCTGATAAGTGGCTTCTCAAAGAGAATCTTCCTATTGCCTATCGGCAACAAATCGTAGAGTTCATACTCCAAAATTCTGGACAAAAGAATTTTAACCTGGATTCATCATTTCGTGATCCCTATACTGGTT CTAATGCTTATATACCTGGCGAACCCTCCAGCTTGTCTG CAGTTCCAGCGAAACCTACTTTCAAGCACATTCCTAAG AAAGGAATGCTTGTTTTTGATGTGGCTCAGTTTGATGGGATCCTCAAAAAGATTACTGAGTTTAACAATGCTCTACTCTCTGACCCG GAAAAACAGAAATTATCGTTGACAGAGCCTGAGCTTTCCAGATTGGGTGCCATTGTCAAGATTTTGAAGGACACATCACATTATCATTGTAGCAAGTTTGCAGATATTGATGTTGCTTTGTTGCTTAAACTGCTAAATTCATGGCCACTTGTAATGATTTTTCCAG TTATTGATATTTTGAGGACGAGTGTCCTCCACCCAGATTGGGCGAATTTACTTCTCAAGCATGTTGAAGCTGAAAATGGTATCCAAGTTAAAGATGAGCACCAACCGTGTcttatttctgaaaaat ATGTAGTTATGGAAACGATCAAGAAAGTCACGAAGGATCCAGCTATTCCTGCAAATCTTTTAACAAGCATCCGTGCAGTTACTAATCTATTCAAGAATCCATGCTACTACAATTGGTTACATAAAAATTGTAGTGAG ATTCTTGATGCTTTTTCAAGTTGTTATTCATCTCCAAATAAGAATTTGCAGTTGTCTTACTCTACCTTGATACTCAA TTATTCTGTGCTGTTAATTGAAAGGAAGGATGAACAAGGTCAATCTCAAGTTCTTTCAGCAGCTCTTGAG ATTGCAGAAGAGGAAAATGTAGATATTGATTCAAAGTTCCGTGCTTTAGTTGCCATTGGATCACTG ATGCTTGAGGGTCTTGTGAGAAGAATTGCCTTGGAATTGGATGTTGAGAGTATTGCCAAAGCAGCAAAAGCTTCTAAAGAAGCCAAAATTGCAGAAATTGGAGCTGACATTGAAGTGTTAACTAGAAAGAGTTGA
- the LOC121254516 gene encoding phospholipase A-2-activating protein isoform X4 → MELDFKEYQLRCELRGHEDDARGICVCGNAGIATSSRDRTVRFWSLDPSDQRKYAPSKILLGHTSFVGPLVWISPNEEFPEGGIVSGGMDTLVLVWDLSTGEKVQTLEGHKLQVTAVTLDDGDIVSASVDCTLRRWRKGQSIEYWEAHKAAIQAVVKLPSGELVTGSSDTTLKLWRGKSCVHTFVGHSDTVRGLAVMSSLGILSASHDGSIRLWALSGEVLMEMVGHTSIVYSVDSHLSGLVVSGSEDCSAKIWKDGVCVQSIEHPGCIWDAKFLDNGDIVTACSDGVIRIWTSHQDKIADSLELESYASQISQYKRSRKRVGGLKLEDLPGLEALQVPGTSDGQTKVIREGDNGVAYAWNLREQKWDKIGEVVDGPDDNMKRPLLDGIEYDYVFDVDIGDGEPIRKLPYNRSDNPYATADKWLLKENLPIAYRQQIVEFILQNSGQKNFNLDSSFRDPYTGSNAYIPGEPSSLSAVPAKPTFKHIPKKGMLVFDVAQFDGILKKITEFNNALLSDPEKQKLSLTEPELSRLGAIVKILKDTSHYHCSKFADIDVALLLKLLNSWPLVMIFPVIDILRTSVLHPDWANLLLKHVEAENDVVMETIKKVTKDPAIPANLLTSIRAVTNLFKNPCYYNWLHKNCSEILDAFSSCYSSPNKNLQLSYSTLILNYSVLLIERKDEQGQSQVLSAALEIAEEENVDIDSKFRALVAIGSLMLEGLVRRIALELDVESIAKAAKASKEAKIAEIGADIEVLTRKS, encoded by the exons ATGGAACTCGATTTCAAAGAATACCAATTGCGCTGCGAACTCAGAGGCCACGAAGACGAC GCTCGTGGAATTTGTGTGTGTGGCAATGCGGGCATAGCCACGTCGTCTCGGGACCGAACCGTGCGTTTCTGGTCCCTGGATCCGTCGGACCAGCGCAAGTACGCGCCCTCGAAGATTCTGTTGGGCCACACGAGCTTCGTAGGCCCGCTGGTGTGGATTTCTCCCAACGAGGAGTTCCCAGAGGGCGGTATTGTGTCCGGCGGTATGGACACACTTGTTCTGGTGTGGGACTTGAGTACTGGAGAGAAGGTGCAGACGCTGGAAGGTCACAAGTTGCAGGTGACCGCTGTTACGTTGGATGACGGAGACATCGTATCAGCGTCAGTCGATTG TACGTTAAGACGTTGGAGAAAGGGCCAATCCATAGAATACTGGGAGGCTCATAAGGCAGCAATACAAGCAGTTGTAAAGCTGCCTTCAGGCGAGCTTGTTACAG GTTCAAGTGatacaactttaaaactttggAGAGGAAAGTCATGCGTACACACTTTTGTTGGGCATTCAg ATACCGTTCGAGGTTTGGCAGTGATGTCCAGTTTGGGAATCCTTTCTGCATCACATGATGG TTCCATAAGATTGTGGGCATTAAGTGGTGAAGTATTAATGGAGATGGTTGGTCATACTTCCATTGTCTATTCGGTTGATTCACATCTCTCTGGACTTGTTGTCAGTGGTAGTGAAGATTGTTCTGCAAAGATATGGAAAG ATGGAGTTTGTGTTCAGAGCATAGAGCATCCTGGTTGCATTTGGGATGCCAAATTCTTGGATAATGGAGACATTGTAACTGCATGTTCAGATGGAGTCATACGTATTTGGACGAGTCATCAGGATAAGATTGCTGATTCTCTAGAACTCGAATCCTATGCTTCCCAAATTTCCCAATACAAGCGAAGCAG GAAGAGGGTCGGAGGATTGAAACTGGAAGATCTACCAGGGCTGGAGGCTTTACAGGTTCCAG GCACCAGTGATGGGCAGACAAAAGTAATCAGAGAGGGCGATAATGGTGTGGCATATGCGTGGAATTTAAGAGAACAAAAGTGGGATAAA attgGTGAAGTTGTTGATGGACCGGATGACAACATGAAACGTCCTTTACTTGATGGAATTGAGTATGACTATG TATTTGATGTCGATATTGGAGATGGCGAGCCTATTCGTAAGTTGCCTTACAATCGATCAG ATAATCCTTATGCTACTGCTGATAAGTGGCTTCTCAAAGAGAATCTTCCTATTGCCTATCGGCAACAAATCGTAGAGTTCATACTCCAAAATTCTGGACAAAAGAATTTTAACCTGGATTCATCATTTCGTGATCCCTATACTGGTT CTAATGCTTATATACCTGGCGAACCCTCCAGCTTGTCTG CAGTTCCAGCGAAACCTACTTTCAAGCACATTCCTAAG AAAGGAATGCTTGTTTTTGATGTGGCTCAGTTTGATGGGATCCTCAAAAAGATTACTGAGTTTAACAATGCTCTACTCTCTGACCCG GAAAAACAGAAATTATCGTTGACAGAGCCTGAGCTTTCCAGATTGGGTGCCATTGTCAAGATTTTGAAGGACACATCACATTATCATTGTAGCAAGTTTGCAGATATTGATGTTGCTTTGTTGCTTAAACTGCTAAATTCATGGCCACTTGTAATGATTTTTCCAG TTATTGATATTTTGAGGACGAGTGTCCTCCACCCAGATTGGGCGAATTTACTTCTCAAGCATGTTGAAGCTGAAAATG ATGTAGTTATGGAAACGATCAAGAAAGTCACGAAGGATCCAGCTATTCCTGCAAATCTTTTAACAAGCATCCGTGCAGTTACTAATCTATTCAAGAATCCATGCTACTACAATTGGTTACATAAAAATTGTAGTGAG ATTCTTGATGCTTTTTCAAGTTGTTATTCATCTCCAAATAAGAATTTGCAGTTGTCTTACTCTACCTTGATACTCAA TTATTCTGTGCTGTTAATTGAAAGGAAGGATGAACAAGGTCAATCTCAAGTTCTTTCAGCAGCTCTTGAG ATTGCAGAAGAGGAAAATGTAGATATTGATTCAAAGTTCCGTGCTTTAGTTGCCATTGGATCACTG ATGCTTGAGGGTCTTGTGAGAAGAATTGCCTTGGAATTGGATGTTGAGAGTATTGCCAAAGCAGCAAAAGCTTCTAAAGAAGCCAAAATTGCAGAAATTGGAGCTGACATTGAAGTGTTAACTAGAAAGAGTTGA